The Nodosilinea sp. PGN35 genomic sequence CGTACTCCAGCCCGGCCCCGGTGGTGGTGGTCGAGCGCCCGGTCTCCAGGTTAATGCGCTTAAACCGCAGCTTGTCGCTGAGCAGCTCGATTTCCTCTGGCCCAAAGCTGCCCGTCACCACAATTTCGTACTTAATTGCCAGGCCGTTGCCCAAGGAGTACTCGTCGCGCTTAGAGCCCGGCACGGCCTCGTCGCCGTCGATCACATAGTTCTGGGTGGGGTTTTGCCAGTCCTTCAGCTGTACCTTGACCTGGCCCACCTTATTGTTGTCCTGGTACTCCTCCTTGCTGCCGTAGAGCTGCTCCTGGGCGTGCTGCAACACCTCTAGCTCGTAGCGAATCGGCAGAATGATACCGTTGCGGTTGTGCAGTTCCCGCTGGGTAGGGCTGCCCGGAAAGACCGTGTAGTTGTTCCAAAACTCAATCTTTTCAACGTTGGTGGCCACCACCTGGTTGGCCGCGTTGTTGCGATCGGTGACCGTAAACCGCATGGTGCCATCGGCCAGGGTTTCAGTCGCAATATTGAAGTCTGAGTACTCGCCCACCACGCGCAGAGTGTCGAGACCGGCACCGCCGTCCACGGTGGTCTGCCCGGTAGCCGATCGCCAGCCGCTGCCCGTGGCCACCTTGATCTCCGCCACGTCCCGAGTGTTGGGGTTGAGGGTTGGGGCTCCGCCGTTGTTGGGGTCGGGGTGCGGCCCAACATCCCCATTAGAGACATCGCCGTAGACCAAAATGTCGTTGCCCGCGCCGCCCTCCAGCACATCGTTGCCGTTGCCGCCTTCGATATAGTCATCGCCATCGCCGCCGTAGAGCCGGTCGTTGCCCGCCCCGCCCCGCAGCAGGTCGTTGCCTGCCTCGCCGTAGAAGGTGTTGTCGCCGCCGCCGCTGCTGCCGTTGGCCAGGTCGGTCGTGACAATGTCATTCCCCGCCCCGGCGTAGACCGTATCATTGCCCTGGCGGGTGCGAATGGTGTCGCTGCCGCTGCCCGTGCGAATGGTGTCGCTGCCGCTGCCGCCGGTAACGACGTTGTTGCCGTTGTAGGCGTTGATGTCGTTGGTGCCCCCGGCCACCGTAATGATGTCAACGCCCTGGCTGCCGTGGATAACGTCGTTGCCCGAGCCGCTGGTGATGGTGTGGGTGCCGGTGTCGGGGTCGGCAAAGGCTCCGTTACCGGCGTAGATCGTGTTGTTGCCCTCGCCGCCGTGGAGGGTGTCGGCCCCCGCGTTGCCGTAGAGGGTGTCGTCACCGTCGCCGCCGTGGAGAGTGTCGTTGTCCGCGTCGCCGTAGAGGGTGTCGTTGCCCGCTTCGCCGTGGAGAGTATCGTCCCCCTCACCGCCGTAGAGGGTGTCGTTGCCATCGCCGCCAAAGACCAGGTCGTTGCCGCCTTCGGCGTAGACAAGATCGTCACCGCCAAAGACATAGATACCAAAGCGCCACTCGGTATTATCTCCAACGCGGTAGAGATAGTTATTGGGGCCAGGATAGTCACCGTACCAGACATCGTTGCCGTCGCCGACGTTCCAAACGATGGTGATGCTGTTGCCAAACGAGTCGGAGTCAACACCGCCGTGGTAGCCTGGCCCCGCCCAGCCGTAGGGAGGCACATAGACCTGAAACGAGTCAGGAACGATCAGGATGTCGCCATCGGGAGGGTTGTCGAAGTCTGTAGAGAAGTTACCTATGGTGTAGAACGATCGAGTGCCCTCGTTGTCGTCAAATACGCCAGTGTCATCATCCGTAACCTGTACAACGCCAGGGTTGCCTTCGTTAACGGTACCCAAGACAAATTCTTGCCCGGTTAAACTCTGTAGCTGAGTTGCGCTGGCCTCGATAGAACCGCTGGCTCTTTCTAGCTGCCAGTCGGCCCCAAGAACTGTGCCAGTCAGATCTTCTGAGGCAGCAATGTCAACGCCAAGCATCTGAGATAGCTCAGTAATAAAGGCTTCTCCGCCTGGCCCCGCCG encodes the following:
- a CDS encoding DUF4347 domain-containing protein, whose product is MSQSIAFIDASLAQNNLALKSFDGQVYVIPFGEDGVQYIADVLSRHQNLDAVHLFSHGAEAAIMLGKTVLSLATLQTNAAHLQSWQAALAPGADLLIYGCNVAAGPGGEAFITELSQMLGVDIAASEDLTGTVLGADWQLERASGSIEASATQLQSLTGQEFVLGTVNEGNPGVVQVTDDDTGVFDDNEGTRSFYTIGNFSTDFDNPPDGDILIVPDSFQVYVPPYGWAGPGYHGGVDSDSFGNSITIVWNVGDGNDVWYGDYPGPNNYLYRVGDNTEWRFGIYVFGGDDLVYAEGGNDLVFGGDGNDTLYGGEGDDTLHGEAGNDTLYGDADNDTLHGGDGDDTLYGNAGADTLHGGEGNNTIYAGNGAFADPDTGTHTITSGSGNDVIHGSQGVDIITVAGGTNDINAYNGNNVVTGGSGSDTIRTGSGSDTIRTRQGNDTVYAGAGNDIVTTDLANGSSGGGDNTFYGEAGNDLLRGGAGNDRLYGGDGDDYIEGGNGNDVLEGGAGNDILVYGDVSNGDVGPHPDPNNGGAPTLNPNTRDVAEIKVATGSGWRSATGQTTVDGGAGLDTLRVVGEYSDFNIATETLADGTMRFTVTDRNNAANQVVATNVEKIEFWNNYTVFPGSPTQRELHNRNGIILPIRYELEVLQHAQEQLYGSKEEYQDNNKVGQVKVQLKDWQNPTQNYVIDGDEAVPGSKRDEYSLGNGLAIKYEIVVTGSFGPEEIELLSDKLRFKRINLETGRSTTTTGAGLEYVIENFVVVQPGESSATISLLPILDEIQEQLETVEIRIVSMDRVEKADGGAATTAYAYQEGFLYANIRAANGTVLQGANNAENGIQDGINKGYVLMPVTPAGDRVTVNIADSGLFQAGLRLVDEYGFRVDQEVLLQGSSTPVFLGLTSRPANDVTVTVAGQNYVFTSDRNTWNQLQQVNLSGAPGTAVTFDVSSADPFYNGLSDRTLTLVDEQSRLHVPEPVALQIGAGNYVALPNIALAGNYALEFWVNPSSENGTLLQTSGGSLALVNGRLQGTSALSFVGNDSNQLKPQQWHRVSVLAVGDRLDVYVDGDRAGSQTIAPNTSLTLQSVGASGGSAQGLISSLRFWDQLVADGNLYVGTLKAQYNLDEGAGTNLNNQAPASRCSASRAATPTTPTPIAPRTPP